A region from the Salvia splendens isolate huo1 chromosome 15, SspV2, whole genome shotgun sequence genome encodes:
- the LOC121768235 gene encoding heat shock factor protein HSF8-like, whose translation MDAAPTSSSTTAGGGDGAPLPTPMPAPNAPPPFLVKTYDMVDDPATDKVVSWSPTNNSFIVWDSAEFARDLLPKYFKHNNFSSFVRQLNTYGFRKVDPDRWEFANEGFLRGQKHLLKSIIRRKPAHGHPQQQQQPNGQTPTVGACVEVGKFGLEEEVERLKRDKNVLMQELVRLRQQQQTTDGQLQAMVQRLQGMEQRQQQMMSFLAKAMNSPGFLAQFMQQPTDSSRRVSEGNKKRRLKQDGVTDESVSPSDGQIIKYQPLMNEAAQAMLRQIMKLDSSPRLEKFGNAPESFLIGNGSSSSDALECSSSSNHVSGVTLQEVPPTSGPGFVPSGSSIMGSSPAATSEVQTPLAGACTEAANIQFACQSPTIGAEVVPPTLPLADDIIPDFSQMVHYSNVDIMGSETEGGIFSDPTSLSGSDRLPFEIGGFSPESPIEWEIPELIEPFWEKFLQSPPPVDTEMHSTLTEDLPEGNETKPPENGWDKSQQMAQLTEKMENLTQDAKKA comes from the exons ATGGATGCCGCGCCTACTTCTTCTAGTACTACCGCCGGCGGGGGAGATGGTGCTCCTCTTCCTACTCCCATGCCGGCGCCCAACGCGCCGCCACCGTTCCTGGTGAAGACTTACGATATGGTGGATGACCCCGCCACCGACAAGGTAGTGTCGTGGAGCCCTACCAATAACAGTTTCATCGTTTGGGACTCGGCCGAGTTCGCTAGAGACTTGTTGCCTAAGTACTTCAAGCACAATAACTTCTCCAGCTTTGTGCGCCAGCTCAATACTTAT GGCTTTAGAAAGGTTGACCCAGACCGCTGGGAGTTTGCAAACGAGGGTTTCTTAAGAGGACAAAAGCATCTGCTGAAAAGTATCATTCGTCGAAAACCTGCTCATGGACATCCTCAGCAACAACAGCAGCCGAATGGTCAGACTCCTACCGTTGGAGCTTGTGTTGAGGTTGGGAAATTTGGGCTGGAGGAGGAAGTTGAGAGACTTAAAAGGGACAAGAATGTGCTGATGCAGGAGCTTGTCAGACTGAGACAGCAGCAACAAACTACTGATGGTCAGTTACAAGCAATGGTTCAGCGTCTTCAGGGTATGGAACAACGTCAACAGCAGATGATGTCCTTCCTTGCAAAGGCCATGAACAGCCCTGGATTTCTTGCTCAATTTATGCAACAACCTACGGATAGCAGCCGGCGAGTAAGCGAAGGCAACAAGAAACGGAGACTTAAACAAGATGGTGTGACTGATGAGTCTGTCAGCCCTTCTGACGGTCAGATTATTAAGTACCAACCTTTGATGAATGAAGCTGCACAAGCAATGCTTAGGCAGATTATGAAACTGGATTCTTCTCCTAGGCTAGAGAAGTTTGGAAATGCTCCTGAGAGTTTCTTGATTGGGAATGGTTCTTCATCGTCTGATGCATTGGAGTGCAGCAGTTCTTCCAATCATGTTTCAGGAGTGACTCTTCAGGAAGTACCTCCGACATCTGGGCCTGGATTTGTTCCATCTGGCTCTTCTATTATGGGTTCTTCACCTGCAGCAACTTCAGAGGTTCAGACGCCGTTGGCTGGAGCTTGTACAGAAGCTGCAAATATTCAGTTTGCATGTCAAAGTCCGACGATTGGAGCCGAAGTAGTACCTCCAACCCTTCCACTAGCAGATGATATAATACCTGACTTTTCTCAAATGGTTCATTATAGCAATGTCGATATAATGGGATCTGAAACAGAGGGTGGCATTTTCTCTGATCCCACGTCATTATCAGGGAGTGATAGACTCCCATTTGAGATAGGTGGATTTTCACCTGAATCACCGATAGAATGGGAGATACCAGAACTTATCGAACCTTTCTGGGAAAAATTCCTCCAGAGCCCACCTCCAGTTGATACTGAGATGCACTCGACCCTAACAGAGGATCTCCCCGAGGGAAATGAAACAAAGCCACCAGAGAATGGGTGGGACAAATCTCAGCAAATGGCTCAACTAACAGAGAAGATGGAAAATCTCACACAAGATGCCAAGAAAGCTTAA